One part of the Anopheles merus strain MAF chromosome 3L, AmerM5.1, whole genome shotgun sequence genome encodes these proteins:
- the LOC121598580 gene encoding proteasome subunit beta type-4 yields MYPMGGNSMAGPFWSNGPAPGAFYNFPGSTAAGGAMQARSDTPGEFGTQRSYYPVTTGTSVVGLMFKDGVIIAADKLISYGSLARFHDVDRVYRINDKTVLGIGGDFADFQYIKRHIDQKVIDDQCLDDKNEMKPRSFYNWLTRVMYNRRSEFQPLYLDLVIGGMQDGEPFLGHVNLRGRSYTSNVVATGYGTHLALPLLREYSENPTAYQTLGQPEANDLMKRVMEVLWYRDCRSDPKYSQAVCTADGVKVDADCFVAQNWELAHTIKGY; encoded by the exons ATGTATCCGATGGGAGGTAACTCGATGGCCGGTCCGTTCTGGAGCAATGGCCCCGCTCCGGGCGCGTTCTACAATTTCCCCGGCAGCACGGCCGCTGGCGGTGCGATGCAGGCGCGTTCGGACACTCCCGGCGAGTTTGGCACACAGCGGTCCTA ctaCCCCGTCACCACCGGCACCTCCGTCGTCGGGCTCATGTTCAAGGATGGTGTAATCATTGCAGCCGATAAGCTGATCTCGTACGGGTCGCTTGCCCGGTTCCACGACGTCGACCGGGTGTATCGCATCAACGATAAGACGGTGCTCGGTATCGGGGGCGACTTTGCCGACTTCCAGTACATCAAGCGTCACATCGACCAGAAGGT CATCGACGATCAGTGCCTGGACGATAAGAACGAGATGAAGCCACGCTCGTTCTACAACTGGCTCACGCGGGTCATGTACAACCGGCGGTCGGAATTCCAGCCGCTCTATCTCGATCTCGTCATCGGCGGCATGCAGGACGGCGAACCGTTCCTGGGGCACGTGAATCTGCGCGGCCGCTCGTACACGAGCAACGTGGTGGCGACGGGGTACGGTACCCATCTGGCGCTGCCGCTGTTGCGCGAGTATTCGGAGAATCCGACCGCCTACCAGACCCTCGGCCAGCCGGAAGCGAACGATCTGATGAAGCGCGTAATGGAGGTGCTGTGGTACCGGGACTGCCGCAGCGACCCGAAATACTCGCAGGCGGTCTGCACGGCGGACGGCGTCAAGGTCGATGCCGACTGTTTCGTCGCCCAGAACTGGGAGTTGGCCCACACGATCAAGGGCTACTAA
- the LOC121598581 gene encoding uncharacterized protein LOC121598581 yields the protein MTATSTTEPAAFDHIETIVIEGQPTDIVYHRFANKLFLIITQHQKVANVYTVRSHAHNDLSGDGPGGAAGADGSNRIYTIKHTFGASSDEAEAAIRYLMSFLQQSDEIVITLGLRRIDKATLDQIGAQLRKIVLG from the coding sequence aTGACCGCCACCAGCACGACCGAACCGGCGGCATTCGATCACATCGAGACGATTGTGATCGAGGGTCAGCCGACCGACATCGTGTACCATCGGTTTGCGAACAAGCTGTTCCTCATCATCACCCAGCACCAGAAGGTGGCCAACGTGTACACGGTGCGCAGTCACGCCCACAACGATCTGAGCGGGGACGGGCCGGGCGGAGCTGCCGGCGCTGACGGTTCGAACCGCATCTACACCATCAAGCACACGTTCGGCGCCAGCTCGGACGAGGCGGAAGCGGCCATCCGCTATCTGATGAGCTTCCTGCAGCAGAGCGACGAGATCGTCATCACGCTCGGGCTGCGGCGGATCGACAAGGCAACGCTGGACCAGATCGGGGCCCAGCTCCGGAAGA
- the LOC121598582 gene encoding transmembrane protein 14A-like, with product MIDFVGIVFALLVAIGGIVGYKRAGSTASLYAGLVFGVAIGAGAWCNSLQQPFPYVQFVVLFLLIVVMMIRFYKTRAFMPSGLILLLSLCVLVWTIFMYGDSFISGSNEKPIPVNGTISVATDGRKLE from the exons ATGATTGACTTTGTCGGAATAGTGTTTGCGCTATTGGTCGCGATCGGTGGTATCGTGGGCTACAAGCGTGCCG GCTCTACCGCTTCCCTCTATGCCGGGCTCGTGTTCGGAGTGGCCATCGGAGCGGGCGCATGGTGCAATTCGTTACAGCAACCGTTCCCGTACGTACAGTTCGTAGTCCTGTTTCTGCTCATCGTCGTCATGATGATACGGTTCTACAAAACGAGAGCATTTATGCCATCGGGGCTGATACTGTTGCTGTCGCTGTGCGTCCTGGTCTGGACGATCTTCATGTACGGAGACAGCTTCATCTCGGGGTCGAACGAGAAGCCAATACCGGTAAATGGGACGATCAGCGTTGCAACCGATGGCCGTAAGCTGGAGTGA